The Endozoicomonas montiporae CL-33 genome contains a region encoding:
- a CDS encoding autotransporter outer membrane beta-barrel domain-containing protein yields MNDQTGKELEPFIFRLDPSPAGKYEVDNFASLKAAGPGQSVFNVSANTNLTLYNVKTLSADLNAGSVIKAYGGTLIINNYGDIQSASSSFAIDILGASSGRIYNTGAINGKNLIRSNAPFTGTIINNGSLNAGAGTAIDFSSSSALNLENKGVIRGNIYGSPSLTDNFKLDSGVFNGVVNGVEQVTSSGQSNVSGTFTGTLQFRNSGELSTDGLVLDGTDYIQETNSSLVVSLTEANLTQPVIESGSASFSSGSTLSLEPDFYVLTREGISNYKALRSNTTIAGKDQLNIDSSLFFDSISITGNHQEIDITLQARDIDEVIAESGLIDDSKEAYSEALENVIDVLETPEISLATTSEVESWFSALTAVSDDEQLAKIAKELKPSTNGSIASLPMTMTRSIQQQLTQKAASRFDSLNYGDTSESASKRLWGVTYHSTSHYKKQRKKNGTLIRGYDVTSDGLTLGYDQQWSNDLMAGVAFSYGNSKTKKNHSPDFLNLQSYLISLYGQKRWSDWSLTAVLSSGLHKNTHQRFYEVASLDSAKSKFDSRHHGLSLLLAKKLQYSDWFISPHISLNYQTLSTPNYTETGSLNYHYASNEYKLMESGVGILTETFQKIGRHLLTWQFSGSVWHDFKAKAYEVKTAYAFTSKPSWFTSTGTSLNKNRYEIQAGLSYSMSEQAVIELAFSRNGSERWHSDSGYLRLEYNF; encoded by the coding sequence TTGAATGATCAAACGGGTAAAGAGCTTGAACCATTTATATTCAGGCTTGATCCCTCTCCTGCAGGAAAGTATGAAGTCGATAATTTCGCTTCTCTCAAAGCTGCCGGGCCGGGACAATCGGTTTTCAATGTGTCAGCAAACACCAACCTGACTTTATACAATGTGAAAACGTTGTCTGCAGACCTTAACGCAGGATCGGTTATAAAGGCTTATGGCGGAACACTCATTATTAACAATTACGGTGATATACAGTCTGCCAGCAGCAGCTTTGCCATTGATATCCTGGGAGCCAGTTCCGGCAGAATATACAATACCGGAGCGATTAATGGCAAAAATCTCATCCGCAGTAATGCGCCTTTCACCGGCACCATTATCAATAACGGCTCATTGAATGCTGGTGCTGGAACTGCGATTGATTTCTCCTCGAGTTCAGCCCTGAACCTTGAGAATAAGGGAGTGATTCGAGGTAATATTTATGGTTCTCCAAGTCTCACCGACAATTTTAAGCTTGATAGCGGTGTGTTCAATGGCGTTGTAAACGGAGTTGAACAGGTAACAAGCAGCGGCCAGAGCAATGTATCCGGCACATTTACTGGAACTCTGCAGTTCAGAAACTCTGGAGAGCTTTCTACTGATGGTCTGGTACTGGATGGAACCGATTATATTCAGGAAACAAACAGTTCTCTGGTTGTATCACTGACTGAAGCAAACCTGACCCAACCTGTGATAGAAAGTGGTAGTGCCAGCTTTTCATCGGGCAGCACTCTGTCGCTGGAGCCTGATTTTTATGTACTGACCAGAGAAGGCATTTCAAACTATAAAGCCTTGCGTTCAAACACTACGATTGCTGGAAAGGACCAGCTAAACATCGATAGTTCTCTGTTTTTTGACAGCATTTCCATCACCGGAAATCATCAGGAAATCGATATTACCCTTCAAGCCAGAGACATTGATGAGGTGATAGCTGAAAGTGGCCTGATTGATGATTCTAAAGAAGCCTACAGCGAAGCTCTGGAAAACGTTATTGACGTTCTGGAAACGCCTGAAATCAGCCTGGCAACGACCAGTGAAGTTGAGAGCTGGTTTTCCGCACTGACAGCCGTTTCGGACGACGAGCAGCTGGCAAAGATTGCAAAAGAGCTCAAGCCTTCGACTAATGGCAGTATTGCCTCTTTGCCAATGACAATGACCCGGTCGATTCAACAGCAACTGACGCAAAAAGCTGCCAGTCGATTTGACTCCTTAAATTATGGTGACACCAGCGAATCAGCCAGTAAACGTTTATGGGGGGTAACGTATCACTCTACCAGCCACTACAAAAAGCAGCGAAAGAAAAATGGCACACTGATCAGAGGCTACGATGTAACCAGCGACGGACTAACTCTTGGTTATGATCAACAATGGTCAAACGATTTAATGGCAGGTGTGGCCTTTAGTTACGGGAACAGCAAAACGAAAAAAAATCATTCTCCGGATTTTTTAAACCTGCAAAGTTATCTGATCAGTCTTTACGGTCAAAAACGCTGGTCAGACTGGTCTTTAACTGCCGTTCTTAGTTCCGGCCTCCATAAAAATACTCATCAGCGATTTTATGAAGTTGCCTCACTTGATTCAGCCAAAAGCAAGTTCGATAGCAGGCATCATGGGTTATCATTGCTTCTGGCTAAGAAACTTCAGTACTCAGACTGGTTTATTTCACCTCATATCAGCTTGAATTATCAGACTTTATCGACACCAAATTATACCGAAACCGGCTCGCTCAATTACCACTATGCATCCAATGAGTACAAACTGATGGAATCCGGTGTGGGCATCCTTACAGAAACCTTTCAGAAAATAGGTCGCCATTTGCTGACATGGCAATTTTCAGGCTCTGTCTGGCATGACTTCAAAGCAAAAGCATATGAGGTAAAAACAGCTTATGCCTTCACTAGCAAGCCCTCCTGGTTTACATCCACAGGCACAAGCCTTAATAAAAACCGCTATGAGATTCAAGCTGGCTTAAGCTACTCAATGTCAGAACAGGCGGTTATAGAGTTGGCCTTCAGTCGCAACGGGTCTGAAAGGTGGCATAGTGATTCTGGTTATTTACGTCTGGAATACAACTTTTGA
- a CDS encoding IS110 family transposase: protein MMQTIVKNCAGIDVHKMMVMVAVRKEMPEGDTQVLTREFGTFRKDRELMCQFLQQHQIDLVVMESTGVYWKSIYASIIGFGLTPWVVNARHVKNVPGRKTDTLDSQWLAQLAHCGLVRPSFVPHPDQEQLRLLTRRRDTVVKQIATEKNRLHKTLDDSGIRLGGLISDINGKSGQRMINALIDGESLQDIIKKADGRLKADKKQLMASMDEKLSPSHLIVLKEIRAHISFLSEQLQKLECLILSAIDPWKEAWQLLQTLPGVSEMSAATLIAEIGDDMDQFGGMKEIASWAGLCPGNNESAGKRKSGRTRKGNKMIKTILCEVANAAIKTKSQFKGKYQSLVIRKGHKRSLIAIAHKLIRVIYTLIGIGWSLAAPLLPQHPAYGSVLGVSVS, encoded by the coding sequence ATGATGCAAACGATTGTGAAAAACTGTGCAGGCATTGATGTCCACAAAATGATGGTCATGGTTGCCGTTCGCAAAGAAATGCCTGAGGGTGATACTCAGGTGCTTACCCGTGAGTTTGGTACTTTCCGCAAAGATCGCGAGTTAATGTGCCAGTTCCTTCAGCAGCACCAAATTGATCTTGTGGTGATGGAAAGCACGGGGGTTTACTGGAAAAGCATTTATGCATCCATTATTGGCTTTGGTTTGACACCCTGGGTAGTCAATGCCCGGCATGTTAAAAATGTACCTGGTCGTAAAACAGATACACTGGACAGTCAGTGGCTAGCCCAGCTTGCTCATTGTGGTCTGGTTCGTCCGAGCTTTGTACCACACCCTGATCAGGAGCAGTTGCGCTTACTGACTCGACGCCGAGACACTGTTGTTAAACAAATAGCCACTGAGAAGAACCGGCTCCATAAAACTCTCGATGACAGCGGAATTCGTCTTGGAGGCCTGATCAGCGACATCAATGGTAAGTCTGGCCAGCGTATGATTAATGCTTTGATTGATGGTGAATCACTGCAGGATATTATCAAGAAAGCGGATGGGCGACTAAAGGCAGACAAAAAACAACTGATGGCCAGTATGGATGAGAAATTATCTCCCTCTCATCTGATCGTATTGAAAGAGATTCGGGCACACATTAGCTTCCTTAGTGAACAGCTTCAGAAGCTGGAGTGCCTTATCCTGAGTGCTATTGATCCATGGAAAGAAGCTTGGCAGCTTCTCCAGACTCTACCCGGAGTCAGTGAGATGAGCGCTGCAACACTCATTGCAGAAATTGGTGATGATATGGATCAGTTCGGAGGCATGAAGGAGATTGCTTCATGGGCAGGACTTTGTCCTGGAAATAATGAAAGTGCAGGCAAACGCAAAAGTGGTCGAACCCGCAAAGGAAATAAAATGATTAAGACAATCCTTTGTGAAGTGGCTAATGCAGCCATCAAGACCAAGAGCCAGTTCAAGGGTAAATATCAAAGTCTGGTCATTCGTAAAGGGCATAAACGAAGTTTAATTGCGATAGCCCACAAGCTTATTCGTGTCATTTATACGCTAATCGGGATAGGGTGGAGCCTCGCGGCTCCACTCCTCCCACAACACCCAGCGTACGGGTCCGTACTGGGCGTTTCGGTTAGTTAA
- the rsmB gene encoding 16S rRNA (cytosine(967)-C(5))-methyltransferase RsmB, with the protein MARQSSVRLAAATAVTRVVSGESLSQVLPDLQETLPKKDQPLLAELSYGTLRYYFRLSAWLNKLVDKPLKKKEQVVHSLILVGLYQLFYTRIPAHAAIGETVQVTRSMGKAWARGLVNGVLRNAQRNTDELNSMDVPNSESFDETCATAHPAWLIGKLKKGWPEHWETILTANNKQPPMTIRVNEKHLSRDRYLKKLLDHCIQASPSSVAPQAITLAKPVSVDLLPGFSEGWVSVQDESAQLAGVLIETKPGDRVLDACCAPGGKTCHLLELNDGIELDALDVDEKRLARVQENLDRIGLNARLMQGDGTLPEQWWDKQLYDHILLDAPCSATGVIRRHPDIKLLRQPEDIDALADLQQRIFNTMWTLLKPGGTLLYATCSVMPAENSKQVEAFLNNHHDASLQPIEASWGHDTGFGRQIFPGSGDGFFYSLIQKQA; encoded by the coding sequence ATGGCCAGACAATCTTCAGTAAGGCTGGCAGCTGCTACGGCTGTCACCCGTGTAGTTTCCGGTGAATCCTTGAGTCAGGTGTTGCCTGACCTGCAGGAAACTCTGCCCAAAAAGGATCAGCCTTTGTTGGCAGAACTCAGTTACGGCACCCTGCGCTACTACTTCCGTCTCAGCGCCTGGCTGAACAAATTGGTGGACAAACCGCTGAAAAAGAAAGAACAGGTGGTTCACAGCCTGATTCTGGTGGGTTTATACCAGTTGTTTTACACCCGCATTCCAGCCCATGCCGCCATCGGTGAAACCGTTCAGGTGACCCGCAGTATGGGTAAAGCCTGGGCGAGGGGATTGGTAAACGGTGTTTTACGCAACGCCCAGCGCAACACCGATGAACTGAACAGCATGGATGTGCCAAACAGCGAAAGTTTCGATGAAACCTGTGCCACTGCTCATCCTGCATGGTTAATCGGAAAGCTGAAAAAAGGCTGGCCTGAACATTGGGAAACCATTCTCACAGCAAATAATAAACAGCCTCCCATGACTATTCGGGTCAATGAAAAGCATCTATCCCGTGACCGTTACCTGAAAAAACTGCTGGACCACTGTATTCAGGCATCGCCATCGTCTGTTGCTCCTCAGGCTATCACCCTGGCAAAACCGGTTTCTGTGGATCTGCTTCCCGGCTTTTCCGAGGGCTGGGTCAGTGTTCAGGATGAATCTGCACAGCTGGCAGGTGTTCTGATCGAGACAAAACCCGGCGACAGGGTTCTGGATGCCTGTTGCGCGCCGGGTGGCAAAACCTGCCACCTGCTCGAACTGAACGACGGTATTGAACTGGATGCTCTGGATGTGGATGAAAAGCGTCTGGCAAGGGTTCAGGAAAATCTCGACCGCATAGGTTTAAACGCTCGTCTTATGCAGGGCGATGGCACCCTGCCTGAACAATGGTGGGACAAACAACTCTATGATCATATCCTGCTGGACGCTCCCTGTTCTGCCACCGGCGTTATACGTCGTCACCCGGATATAAAACTTCTGCGTCAACCAGAAGACATTGATGCTCTGGCAGATCTGCAGCAACGTATTTTCAATACGATGTGGACACTGCTTAAACCGGGCGGCACTCTGTTATACGCTACCTGTTCAGTCATGCCTGCGGAAAACAGCAAACAGGTTGAAGCTTTTCTGAATAATCATCACGATGCTTCCCTGCAACCGATTGAAGCCAGCTGGGGCCATGACACAGGGTTTGGACGACAGATTTTCCCCGGTAGCGGGGATGGATTCTTTTACAGCCTGATACAGAAACAGGCATAG
- a CDS encoding LysM peptidoglycan-binding domain-containing protein, with protein sequence MRNFILGVLLTCITASGFAIDSPIKSDSPREYVVTQGDTLWDISNRFLKSPWLWPEIWHANSQIHNPHLIFPGDVISLVYIDGRPRLTIVRRGESGRTIKLSPKIRTLPAESAIPAIPLQAIDSFLRDSRIFNNMQELESAPYIFATKQQKIIAGDGDKVYARGRVNTLQGRTLGVYRSGDVISDPTSGELLGVVAMDIANAAMLKTASDIATLRVLNSNREVRAGDRVLPADTFSQATTFFPRAPDAPVEGSVVSVVDGVDRVGRYSTVIINKGLREGLKQGDILTVHKSLLVKDPLSGQNIKLPPERVGMIMVYRPFEKLSYGIVLSANEDITIGDNIKSPE encoded by the coding sequence ATGAGAAACTTCATTCTTGGGGTTTTATTAACGTGTATTACAGCATCAGGCTTTGCTATTGACAGCCCGATCAAATCCGATTCCCCAAGAGAATATGTGGTGACTCAGGGCGATACCCTCTGGGATATATCCAACCGGTTTCTGAAAAGCCCCTGGTTGTGGCCGGAGATATGGCACGCAAATTCACAGATCCATAACCCGCATTTGATTTTTCCCGGTGATGTTATCAGCCTTGTCTACATCGATGGACGTCCACGGCTCACTATTGTTCGACGCGGTGAGAGTGGCCGGACGATAAAGCTGAGCCCTAAAATACGAACGCTTCCGGCAGAATCAGCCATTCCTGCCATTCCGCTTCAGGCAATCGACTCATTTCTGAGAGACAGCCGGATATTCAACAATATGCAGGAGCTTGAGTCTGCACCTTATATATTCGCTACCAAGCAGCAGAAAATTATTGCCGGTGACGGAGACAAAGTTTATGCAAGAGGGCGGGTGAATACCCTGCAGGGAAGAACACTTGGTGTTTATCGCTCTGGTGACGTGATTTCCGATCCGACCAGTGGTGAGCTGTTAGGTGTTGTTGCTATGGATATAGCCAATGCAGCCATGTTGAAAACCGCCAGCGATATTGCAACGCTCAGAGTGCTTAACAGCAATAGAGAAGTCCGTGCCGGTGACCGGGTGTTGCCAGCAGATACTTTCTCCCAGGCCACCACTTTCTTTCCCCGGGCTCCGGATGCTCCTGTTGAAGGTTCGGTGGTGTCCGTAGTGGATGGCGTTGACAGGGTTGGACGTTATAGCACGGTGATCATTAACAAAGGTCTGCGCGAAGGATTAAAACAGGGTGATATTCTGACCGTACACAAAAGCCTTCTGGTTAAAGATCCGCTTTCCGGACAGAACATTAAGCTGCCTCCGGAAAGGGTGGGAATGATTATGGTTTATCGCCCGTTCGAAAAATTGAGCTATGGTATTGTGCTGTCGGCTAATGAAGACATTACGATTGGGGATAACATAAAGAGTCCTGAATGA
- the fmt gene encoding methionyl-tRNA formyltransferase — protein MKSLKIVFAGTPDFASAHLQAVLDTHHEVIAVYTQPDRPAGRGRKLKPSPVKELALQHSIPVYQPKTLRDETVQQELADLGADLMIVVAYGLILPQVVLDTPKHGCINVHGSILPRWRGAAPIQRAIAAGDEESGVTIMQMDAGLDTGNMLIKAYCPINTTDTSSDLHDRLIEVGQPALVEAVHAIAEGTLEPEKQDDNLACYAHKMSKEEAQIDWSKTAGELHNLVRAFNPWPVATAEFDGLTIRVWEAAVAREDVQSHSDKEPGALLKADKEGLDIACQQGILRVTKVQLPGSKAMAVSDLLNSKKELFTVGKRFN, from the coding sequence ATGAAAAGCCTGAAAATCGTCTTTGCCGGTACGCCGGATTTTGCCAGTGCGCATCTGCAAGCAGTGCTCGATACGCATCATGAAGTCATTGCTGTCTACACTCAGCCTGATCGTCCGGCGGGTCGTGGCCGCAAACTGAAACCAAGCCCGGTAAAAGAGCTGGCCTTGCAGCACAGCATCCCTGTTTATCAGCCTAAAACCCTGCGTGATGAAACTGTCCAGCAAGAACTGGCTGACCTGGGTGCCGATCTGATGATTGTTGTGGCGTATGGTCTGATTTTGCCGCAAGTCGTTCTGGATACCCCAAAGCACGGTTGTATCAACGTTCATGGTTCCATCCTGCCTCGCTGGCGCGGTGCCGCGCCGATTCAACGTGCCATTGCCGCAGGCGATGAAGAGTCCGGTGTGACCATTATGCAAATGGATGCAGGCCTTGATACCGGTAATATGCTGATCAAAGCTTATTGTCCGATCAACACCACTGATACTTCTTCAGATCTGCATGATCGCCTTATTGAAGTGGGCCAACCGGCACTGGTTGAAGCCGTTCATGCGATTGCAGAAGGCACTCTGGAACCAGAAAAGCAGGACGACAACCTGGCCTGCTACGCCCACAAGATGAGCAAGGAAGAAGCACAAATCGACTGGAGCAAAACAGCCGGTGAACTCCACAATTTGGTTCGCGCCTTTAATCCCTGGCCGGTTGCAACCGCCGAATTTGATGGCCTGACGATCAGGGTCTGGGAAGCTGCGGTAGCCCGTGAGGATGTGCAGAGTCATTCTGACAAAGAACCGGGAGCACTTCTCAAAGCCGATAAGGAAGGGCTGGATATTGCCTGCCAACAGGGTATCCTTCGAGTGACCAAAGTACAGCTTCCCGGCAGTAAAGCCATGGCTGTCAGTGATCTGCTAAACAGCAAGAAAGAGCTGTTTACTGTCGGAAAACGGTTCAACTAA
- the trkA gene encoding Trk system potassium transporter TrkA: MKIIILGAGQVGGTLAENLASEENDITVVDTNAERLRELQDRIDIRTIQGMASFPSVLKQAGADEADMLVAVTNSDEVNMVACQIAYTMFHTPSKIARIRQAAYLSRDNLFGDDALPVDVLISPEQVVTNYIRRLLERPGALQVLDFAGGRAQLVAMKAYYGGPLVGQELRYLKEHMPNVESRVAAIFRRGQAIMPKGTTVLEADDEVFFIADRRHIRDVMSEMQRLDDDYKRIIIAGGGNIGLRLAQSAENDFKVKIIERSMSRCQFLSETLTKAMVFNGNASDKELLIAENIEETDVFCALTNDDEANVMAAMLAKRLGARKVMALINNPAYVDLVQGGEIDIALSPQLATIGSLLKHVRKGDVVNVHSLRRGAAEAMEAIAHGDESSSKVVGRTVQEVELPPGTTIGAIVRNDEVLIAHDTTRIESGDHIILFLTNKKRIHEVERLFQVGLGFF; this comes from the coding sequence ATGAAGATTATCATTCTTGGGGCAGGTCAGGTCGGAGGTACTCTCGCTGAGAATCTTGCCAGCGAGGAAAACGACATTACCGTAGTCGATACCAATGCTGAACGACTCCGGGAACTGCAGGACAGAATTGATATTCGCACCATTCAGGGAATGGCCTCTTTCCCTTCCGTGCTCAAGCAGGCCGGGGCCGATGAAGCGGATATGCTGGTTGCTGTCACGAACAGTGATGAGGTTAATATGGTCGCATGCCAGATTGCCTACACCATGTTTCACACACCGTCCAAAATTGCCCGAATCCGTCAGGCAGCCTACCTGAGCAGGGACAACCTGTTTGGCGACGATGCCCTTCCTGTGGATGTACTGATCAGCCCTGAGCAAGTCGTTACCAACTATATAAGGCGCTTGCTAGAGCGTCCGGGCGCGTTGCAGGTTCTGGACTTTGCCGGAGGTCGTGCACAGTTGGTTGCCATGAAAGCCTATTACGGTGGTCCTCTGGTAGGCCAAGAGCTGCGTTATCTGAAAGAGCATATGCCTAACGTCGAAAGCCGTGTCGCTGCCATCTTTCGTCGTGGTCAGGCGATTATGCCCAAGGGAACCACTGTTCTGGAAGCCGACGATGAAGTCTTTTTTATTGCTGACCGCCGCCACATTCGCGATGTAATGAGTGAGATGCAACGTTTGGATGATGACTATAAACGCATCATCATTGCCGGTGGTGGTAATATCGGTTTGCGGCTGGCGCAGTCGGCCGAGAATGACTTCAAGGTTAAAATCATTGAACGCAGCATGTCTCGTTGCCAGTTCCTCTCAGAAACCCTGACCAAAGCCATGGTGTTTAACGGTAACGCTTCCGACAAAGAATTGCTGATTGCTGAAAATATTGAGGAAACCGATGTTTTCTGTGCATTGACCAATGACGACGAAGCTAACGTAATGGCTGCAATGCTCGCCAAACGTCTTGGTGCCCGCAAGGTGATGGCGCTTATTAACAACCCTGCTTACGTCGATCTGGTTCAGGGCGGGGAAATTGATATTGCACTCTCTCCTCAGCTTGCCACTATTGGTAGCCTGCTGAAACATGTCCGAAAAGGCGATGTGGTCAATGTACATTCTTTGCGTCGTGGAGCTGCCGAAGCCATGGAAGCCATTGCCCATGGCGATGAAAGTTCCTCAAAGGTGGTAGGTCGCACTGTCCAGGAAGTTGAGCTGCCTCCGGGAACAACGATTGGAGCGATTGTCCGTAACGATGAAGTGTTGATTGCACACGACACGACACGTATTGAGTCTGGCGACCATATCATTCTGTTTTTGACCAACAAGAAGCGTATCCATGAAGTAGAGCGACTGTTTCAGGTTGGTCTTGGATTCTTTTGA
- the dprA gene encoding DNA-processing protein DprA, which produces MTLELTRPNTEQEALHQQEWQELRQWLLLSFISGLGAVRYRALLKEFGHPESILNATYDQLRAGLPDKLARCIAGKPETSDISERIEHTRNWLESSEAHHIIPLSSPAYPVRLKEISDAPPLIYVIGNPKLLSEPQLAIVGSRRPTPQGRRLAHDLALELGKSGLVITSGLALGIDAAAHQGVLSSYGSTVAVLGTGVDQIYPRNHQSLYSLIAQQGAIVSEFPLGTSASPGHFPRRNRIISGLSLGVLVVEAEQKSGSLISARLAAEQGRDVFAVPGSVLNPLSKGCHQLLREGAVLVESHEDVLLELQPQLEPMLDETDPEPEIVSDAINSQHLHVLDCMGFDVASMDLLSQVSGLPCAELSVVLTELEMEGLVQSVPGGFVRVR; this is translated from the coding sequence ATGACCCTTGAACTGACCAGACCGAATACTGAACAAGAAGCTTTACACCAGCAGGAATGGCAGGAGCTACGGCAATGGCTTTTACTGTCGTTCATTTCCGGGCTGGGTGCGGTTCGTTACCGGGCACTTCTTAAAGAGTTTGGCCATCCTGAAAGCATCCTTAATGCTACCTATGATCAGCTTCGGGCCGGTTTACCCGATAAACTGGCTCGATGCATTGCCGGAAAACCTGAAACGTCTGACATCAGCGAACGAATTGAGCACACACGTAACTGGCTTGAATCCAGTGAAGCTCACCATATCATTCCTTTAAGCAGTCCGGCCTATCCGGTTCGGCTGAAAGAAATCTCTGATGCGCCGCCGCTGATTTATGTGATTGGTAATCCCAAGTTGCTGTCAGAACCTCAACTGGCCATTGTCGGGAGTCGTCGCCCTACCCCACAGGGACGACGGCTGGCTCATGATCTGGCTCTGGAGCTTGGGAAAAGCGGTCTGGTGATTACCAGTGGACTGGCGCTGGGCATCGATGCGGCAGCCCATCAAGGGGTGCTCAGCAGTTATGGCAGCACGGTTGCGGTGCTGGGTACAGGTGTTGACCAGATCTATCCACGTAACCATCAGAGCCTTTATTCCCTTATTGCCCAGCAGGGAGCCATTGTCAGTGAGTTCCCGCTGGGCACTTCTGCCAGCCCCGGACACTTTCCAAGACGAAATCGCATTATCAGTGGTTTGTCCTTGGGCGTTCTGGTGGTAGAGGCCGAGCAGAAAAGCGGGTCGTTAATCTCTGCACGACTGGCTGCGGAACAGGGACGTGACGTATTTGCAGTGCCCGGATCTGTTTTGAACCCACTCTCCAAAGGTTGTCACCAGTTATTGCGTGAAGGCGCTGTTCTGGTTGAAAGCCACGAAGATGTCCTTCTGGAGCTTCAGCCTCAGCTTGAACCCATGCTGGATGAAACTGATCCGGAACCTGAAATAGTCAGCGATGCCATTAACAGCCAGCACCTGCATGTACTGGATTGTATGGGGTTCGATGTTGCCAGTATGGATCTCCTCAGTCAGGTGTCTGGTCTGCCTTGTGCCGAGCTGTCAGTGGTGCTTACCGAGCTGGAAATGGAAGGGCTGGTGCAGTCTGTTCCCGGTGGTTTTGTCAGGGTGCGCTGA
- the def gene encoding peptide deformylase, producing MALLDILEYPDERLRTIAKPVSEVNDDIRKIVDDMLETMYDAKGVGLAATQVDIHQRIVVMDFSGDNSEPLVLINPTFESLTEELTDISEGCLSVPGVFELLDRPASVRLTALDRDGKEYSMDFDGLASVCVQHEIDHLNGKLFVDYLSKLKQDRIRKKMVKHKRLTTA from the coding sequence ATGGCACTGCTCGATATTCTGGAATACCCTGACGAAAGGCTGCGCACCATTGCCAAGCCTGTTTCCGAAGTAAACGACGATATTCGCAAAATCGTTGATGACATGCTGGAAACTATGTATGACGCCAAAGGTGTTGGTCTGGCAGCTACCCAGGTCGATATCCACCAGCGTATTGTGGTAATGGATTTCTCCGGGGACAACAGTGAGCCACTGGTTCTGATCAACCCGACGTTTGAGTCACTGACTGAAGAGCTGACTGATATTTCGGAAGGCTGTCTGTCGGTGCCAGGCGTTTTTGAACTATTAGATCGTCCTGCGTCTGTACGTCTGACTGCTCTGGATCGCGATGGCAAAGAATACTCTATGGATTTCGATGGTCTGGCGTCCGTATGTGTTCAACATGAAATTGACCATCTGAATGGCAAACTGTTTGTCGATTACCTTTCCAAGCTGAAGCAAGATCGTATTCGCAAGAAGATGGTTAAGCACAAGCGCCTGACAACTGCCTGA
- a CDS encoding IS1 family transposase (programmed frameshift) yields MCLTQVLCTTCGSNQVRPFGYSTHDVPRYYCCNDKCEIKTFMLEYRYKACEPGVKEKIIDMAINGSGIRDTSKVLGISKTTVIKTLKKKKSGLVKVNPNIQTIDLKSDAIIHVGLVCQEAELDEQWSYVHDKSNQRWLWYAVDHATNTVLAYVFGKRKDEVFKELKTLLKPFGINKFYTDDWGAYERHLDENMHIIGKANTQKIERKNLNFRTWIKRLARKTICFSKLEKMHDIVIGLLINKVEFGVNIHAI; encoded by the exons ATGTGCCTTACGCAAGTCCTCTGTACAACATGTGGCAGTAACCAAGTTCGGCCTTTCGGATACAGCACTCATGATGTTCCACGATACTATTGCTGTAATGACAAATGTGAAATCAAAACCTTCATGCTTGAATATCGCTACAAGGCCTGTGAGCCTGGCGTTAAAGAAAAAATCATCGATATGGCAATAAATGGCAGCGGAATCAGGGATACAAGTAAAGTACTCGGAATAAGCAAGACAACAGTAATAAAGACTCTAAAAAAAAAGA AAAGCGGTCTGGTAAAGGTCAACCCAAATATTCAAACTATTGATCTCAAGTCAGATGCAATTATTCATGTAGGGCTTGTCTGCCAAGAGGCTGAGCTAGATGAGCAGTGGTCGTATGTTCATGATAAATCGAACCAACGCTGGCTTTGGTATGCTGTTGATCACGCTACAAATACCGTGCTTGCTTATGTTTTCGGAAAACGGAAAGATGAAGTTTTTAAAGAACTCAAAACACTTCTGAAGCCATTTGGTATTAATAAATTTTACACCGATGATTGGGGAGCCTATGAGCGACACCTTGATGAAAACATGCATATTATTGGTAAAGCAAACACTCAGAAGATAGAGCGTAAAAACCTTAATTTTCGGACTTGGATTAAACGGTTGGCCAGAAAGACAATTTGTTTTTCAAAGCTCGAAAAGATGCACGATATTGTTATTGGATTATTGATTAATAAAGTTGAGTTTGGGGTCAATATTCACGCGATATAA